One Actinomycetota bacterium genomic window, TACTTCAAAGAACGCGGCCTGAACGTGGAGGTCATAAAACAGGCCTCCTGGCCGGCTACCCGTGACAACCTGCTCAACGGCACCATCGACGCGGCCCACGGCCTGTTCAGCCTGCCGATCTCGCTGGCCGCCGGCGTAGGCGGCAAACCGGACCAGGTGATCAAGATCGCGATGATCCTGAACAACAACGGGCAGGCGATCACCCTGGCCAGCTCGCTGGCGGCCGCCGGGTACGCCGACCTCAAGAAGGCGAAAGCGGCGTTCGACGGCAAGAAGGACGTCTCGCTCGCCATGACCTTCCCCGGCGGCACCCACGACACGTG contains:
- a CDS encoding ABC transporter substrate-binding protein, giving the protein MKPIQRRQFLRLAVGAPAGLLAAKTLAACSSDSPGGGGDSGPAVAASGANRAESDAPIKIGFIALTDCASVVMAHELGYFKERGLNVEVIKQASWPATRDNLLNGTIDAAHGLFSLPISLAAGVGGKPDQVIKIAMILNNNGQAITLASSLAAAGYADLKKAKAAFDGKKDVSLAMTFPGGTHDT